Sequence from the Brevundimonas sp. SGAir0440 genome:
CGGTTCGGGCTTGGCGTCCCAGGGGCCGGGCGCGCGGCCCAGAGGACGGTCAGGCGTCTGATCTGTGGTGTCGGTGTTGCTCATGGCGTCCAGATGGGCGCAAGGACCCGCCCCGTCGCCGGGACCGATCGCCGCGTCACGCTCAGATCAGCTCCACATCGACGTGGTGGCGCGCCTTGACCAGGTCGTAGCGCGCCGGAACGGCGGGCGGCGGCAGGTCGATCATTCGCTGCACCGCCAGGCGTCCACGTTCGATCATGTCGGCCGGCACCGTCACCTCGAACTGCATGTTCAGAAGGCAGTCGTGGATGTTCTGCAGCGTGATCCGCTTCATGTGCGGGCACAGGTTGCACGGGCCGATGAACTGCACGCCCGGCACGTCGCCGGCCACGTTCGAGGCCATCGAACATTCGGTGATCATCACCACCTGTTTGGGCCGTCGCGCCTCGACATAGTCGGTCATCGCCGCCGTCGATCCGGCGAAATCCGCCGCCGCCAGCACGTCTTCGGGACATTCGGGGTGGGCCAGGATTTCCGCGCCGGGATAGGCGGCGCGCATCTCGACGATGTCGTCCACCGTGAACCGTTCATGCACCTCGCAACGGCCCTTCCAGGCGATGACGCCCACCGTCGTCTGGGCCGCGACGTTGCGCGCCAGGAACTCGTCCGGGATCAGGATGACGCGGTCCACGCCCCATTCCCTGGCCGCCCATTCGACCACCTGAACGGCGTTGGCGCTGGTGCAGCAGATGTCGGTCTCGGCCTTCACATCGGCGGTGGTGTTCACATAGGTCACGACCGGCAGGCCCGGATAGCGCTGCTTGATCAGCCGCACGTCCGCCCCGGTGATCGACGAGGCAAGCGAGCACCCGGCGCGCAGGTCGGGGATCAGCA
This genomic interval carries:
- the nadA gene encoding quinolinate synthase NadA is translated as MEMIMADGAFGLTKELERETAGVWAKVKDHVTPLEWPAQARLISEINRLKRERDAVILAHNYMTPEIFHGVGDYVGDSLGLAKEAARSDAKVIVQAGVHFMAETSKILSPEKTVLIPDLRAGCSLASSITGADVRLIKQRYPGLPVVTYVNTTADVKAETDICCTSANAVQVVEWAAREWGVDRVILIPDEFLARNVAAQTTVGVIAWKGRCEVHERFTVDDIVEMRAAYPGAEILAHPECPEDVLAAADFAGSTAAMTDYVEARRPKQVVMITECSMASNVAGDVPGVQFIGPCNLCPHMKRITLQNIHDCLLNMQFEVTVPADMIERGRLAVQRMIDLPPPAVPARYDLVKARHHVDVELI